The following nucleotide sequence is from Holophagales bacterium.
AAGGAAGGCGGCGTCGTACCGCAAGGAAGCCGCCAAACAGCGAAAGCTGCTCGGGGATTCCATCACCGGGAACAGAGAACCGGAGCGGGCGGACACCGATCCGATGATTCTGGAGATGAGGCGACACTACGAAGCGTATATAGAGAAGGTGGAGGCCGTCGCGCTCGAGGCGGAGCGGTTCTCCACCTTCCATCGGAAGCAGTGGGAAACACTGCGGGGAAAGTAGCTGTCACGGAAGATCGCAGAGGGGGAAGCCCGCCCGGGCAGACGGAGCGCGGACCCGGGCCGCAGGGGGCCCGGCGCAGCGTTGCCTTTGGGGCCGGAAGGCGGGTCGAAGAGACCCGTGAGGGCGTGGAATCGGGGCGCGGGCACGAGAGGGCTCCGCCGCGCTCACCGCCTTCCCCCGGCCGATGCGGACTCGGGCGTCTTCTCGGACCCTGCGGTGAGCCCGGGCACGGGGACGGACTCCACGCTCCGGCCAGGACGCGACTCGTGAGGGGCGTTCCGCGAGGCATACCCTGAGCCGGGCCTCCAGGTCCCAGAGGCTCCCTTTCTCGACGACGAGGTCGGCGCCGAGACGGAACGCTTCCTGTCGTACCTCGGTCGTCGACGAGCCCGTCCAGACGAAGATCACGGGGCGCGGCTCGAAGCGCGCCGCCGCGGCGACGACTTCCAGGCCGTCTCGCGTGTGCCGTCCCGTGAGGTCGAGGTCCGTGACGACGGCCGCCCAGCGCCGGGCAGCCAGGAGGACCAGGGCGGAGTCGAGGTCGAGAGCCTTCGCTGCCTCGAAACCTCGCCGCGCGAGGAACTCGGCAGTACAGAACGCGAACGAGACGTCGTCCTCGACCAGGAGCAGAGTGGCGCGGGGAGAGGTTCGTTCCATGTCTCAATGTTGGGGACCGGACCTTAGAATTCGATGAGAGAGAAGGCATCTCACCCTCTAATGCTGCTCTAAGGTATGGGTCCTATCTTTCCGCCCATACACGGCTGCGGTGCGAGACGCTCGCTCAGCGGCCGATCGACAGGAGACATCGACATGCGTAAGGCTCTCTCCGTTCTCGCGGCTCTTGCTCTCGCGCTCTCGGCCGGCGTGGCCTCCGCCCACGACGGGCACGCCCATGGGAAGGAAGCGATCCTCGGTACTGTCGCGCAGGTCCACGGTGACCACCTCGAGGTGGCGGACCCCGACGGCAAGACGGTCTCCGTCACGCTCACGAGCGCGACGACCTACCTCAGGGGAGACTCCGAGGCGAAGAAGGCCGACCTGAAGCCCGGTGTGCGCGTCGCCGTGGAGACGGCCGATGGCAAGTCGGGGCTCGAGGCCAGGATCATCCGGATCGGCGCCGAGGAGAAGGCTGTCTGGACCTGCCCGATGCATCCCGAGGTGAAGAGCGCCGGCCCCGGGAAGTGCCCGAAGTGCGGCATGTTCCTGGAGAAGAAGAAGGCGTGAGGGCCGGTTCGGCCGGAGGGGGTTCGACGTGACGCGCACAGGCCGGGTCCTCCTCGTAGCGGGAGCCGTCGTCGCCGTCGGCTGCGGGTACGCCCTCGCCGCGGCCGTCCGCCGGGGGTTCAGCGCTCGCGAGGAGCCGACGAAGGCCGAGGAGGTCGTGGCACGGACCTTCCGGGGGTGGGCGACACCGGAGGCGGCGCGCCGTGTGCCGAACCCCGTCCCCACAGGCCCCGAGGTCCTCGCCCGGGCGCGGGCACACTTCGCCGACCATTGCGCGAGCTGCCACGGGAACGACGGGAGCGGGCAGACGCCAATGGGCCGCCGCCTCTACCCGCGGGCGCCCGACATGCGTTCCGGCGAGACCCAGCTCCTCACCGACGGCGAGCTCTTCTCCATCATCAGGAATGGAATCCGCCTTACCGGCATGCCCGCGTGGGGCAATGGCACGCCGCCGGAAGATGTCGGCACGTGGGAGCTCGTCCACTTCATCCGCCACCTTCCGAAGCTCACGCCGGCCGAGCTCGCGGAGATGGAGTCCCTCAACCCGAAGAGCCCGGCCGAGTACGAGAAGGCGAGGCAGATCGAGGCGTTCCTTTCCGGCTCCGGTTCGTCCGACGCGTCCCCGCGAGAACGGAGCGCGCATTGAAGCGCGAAGTGCAGCCTCGTGATGTCGTCCGGCTCGGGCAAGGGATGTAGGGCCGATGCCCATCGTCGAGCTCGTCGCCTTCGACGGCTGCCCGAACCGCGACAGGGCTCGCGCGAACCTCCGGGCGGCCCTTGCCGAAGCCGGCCTCCCGTCCGTTTGGCACGAGCTCGACGCGAGCGGACCGAACGTTCCCGACCGCGCCCGGAGCTGGGGGTCTCCGACGATTCTGGTGGACGGCGTCGACGTCTCCGGGGCATCCGCGCCACCGGGCGGCCGCGCGTCCTGTCGCCTGTACGGTTCCGCGGGTGATCACGGAGCGCCTTCCGTGGCCGTGATCGTCGCAGCGCTTCGGTCCGGATCGGCTCGTCCGGGTGACAGCGGAGCGTCATCGTGACCCCTCCAGCGGCCCGTGCTCTGAGCAGAACGAGCCTCGTCGCGGCGCTCGTCTCGGCAATCGGCGCCTCCCTCTGCTGTATCGGTCCGCCCGCTGCAGGCATGCTCGGCCTCGCCGGGGCCGGCTCCTTCGCCCTCTTCCACGAGTACCGGCCGTACCTCGCCATCGGCACGATCGTCCTGCTCTGGGCGTCAGTCGGGCTTACCTACAGGACGAGTTCCGCGGCCTGCTGCGCGACCGGGACCGATTCGAGGCCATGGAATCCAGACCCGCGCGACCGGCGATGGCGGCGTCTGCTCTGGATCGTCGTCGCCCTCACGCTTGCCTTCCTGACGATCCCCTGGTGGTTCAGCCCCTAGCGTTTCAGCTGGCGCGACGCCAGGGCGAAACACGATATGACCATAAGGTGATAGAATGACCCGTGACGAGCCAAGGCCGTCAACGGTCCGAAACAAGGAGGTTCCTATGCGGTGTCTCAAGTCCATTCTCGGTGCAGCGGCTCTCGTCAGCGCCCTCGTCACGTTTCCCGCCACGGCCCAGATGGGCGGCGGTGGGGCGAACGGCGGGCCCGGTGACGGCATGACGAACGGGACAGAGGATCTGGTCATTCCTGCGGGTGTTCGTGGAGAGGGCCGGTTCAGCTCCTTCTTCGTCACGGATCTCTGGATCAAGGCGACCGGGACCGGAACGGCAACGCTCTACTTCCACGCGGCGGACTCGACGTCGACCGCCCCAGCCGCCACGGCGACGGTGAACCTCACCCAGCCGATTACGTACCTGCCCGACGTCCTTCAGGCCAACTTCGGTCTTGCTGCGGGCTTCGGGGCGATCCGCGTAGCGGCGAGCATCCCGATCTCGGCGACCGTGCGCGTCTACAACCAGACCGGGGCGGGTGCCTATGGCCTGGCGTTCATGGGAATGCCGAGCCGGATGGGAATGACCTCAATGCCCATGGGCGGCTCTTACGGCATGGACGAATACGCGATGTACATGCTCGGGCTCCTTCCGCAGCCCGGTAACCGCGTGAACGTAAACGTCGTTGCACGGCCTCGACGGGCGCTACCGGCGTCGTCGAGATCGTCGACGCCGACGGATCGACTCCGACGGGCACGGGCGCCAAGAGCCTTCCATTCACCCTCGCGGGGTACTCTTCGCACCAGTTCAACGACGTCCTTCTGAACGTCCATTCGAAGTTCCCGACCGGTGACGCCGGCCTCCAGATCCGCGTGCGGATGAACCAGGGCGGAACCGGAATGGTGATGGCCTACGCCGTCGTGAACGACAACACGACGAATGACGGCTATGTCGTCATGGGCAGCATGATGAACGGCGGCCGTGGCATGGGCGGCGGGATGATGGGCGGGCAGTAGCCCGGCGATCGGGCGTCCGAAGCCCCTGCCGTTTCGACGAGACATAGGCAGCGATGAGGGCCTCCCTTCAAGGGAGGCATTTCTCGATCTCGTTCGTTACTGCGGCTCCGCAACGCACGGCGGCAATAGCAGCCCTGCATCGAGGCTGAGGTCCGGCAGGGCGGCTCCTCCCGTTCACGGCTCGACGACGACCATCATCGAAAGCCCGGTCGCGCCCGCCGCGCTGTCTCCCACGTGCTGCAGGTTGTGGCAGTGGAGCATCCACGTTCCTGGGTTGTCCGCTTCGAGGAGGCCGTCGTAGCGCTCCCCGGCGTTGAGCGGCAGCGTGTCCTTCCGGTAGGGCGACGGCAACGGGAAGCCGTCCGTCGCCGTGACCGTCCAGCTCATCCCGTGCAAATGCATCGGGTGGACCATGTTTCCGGTGTTCACCATCCGGAAGAGGACCCTCTCGCCCTTGCGCACGCGGATGTCGGGGACGTTCGGGCCCGTCTTTCCATTGATGAGGAGCGTCCCCGTCATCATGCCCGACGAGGACATCCCGCCCCCCATTCCCATTCCTCCGCCCATCCCCATGCCGCCGCCCATCGCGCCGGGCATGGAGCCGAGCTCACCGACGACGAGGGAGACCTCGCGGTCCCATTCCTTAGGCGCGGAAGCCGGCGGCTCGACGACGAGGAGGCCGTAAAGGCCGCGGGCGATCTGAGCAGCGGAGCTGAAGTGAGGGTGGTACCAGTACGTCCCGGGCTCGGGGGCCGGGAACTCGTACGTGAACCGCGCACCGCGCGCCACGGCCGGTGCGGTGACTCCCGGGACACCGTCCATTCCGTGGGGAACGGGGACCCCGTGCCAGTGGATCGTCGTCGCCTCGGGGAGCTGGTTCACGAGCGTGACTCTGACGACGTCTCCGGCGGAGACGCGCAGCTCGGGGCCGGGGAGCGTCTGGTTGTACGTCCAGGCGACGACCTTCTGCCCGGGCGAGATCTCCCAGGTCGAAGCGGCGGCGGTGAGGGTGAACTCGCGCACCGCGCCGAGGGCGGGGGAGGCGGCGGTCGCGGCGAGAGCCCCGAGCAGGGGGAGCGCCGCGGTCAGGCGGAGTCGGGCGGTCGTCATCGGGAGCTCCTTCTTGAGAAGAAGGGCGGCGCGACCTCGGGGTCGCGCCGCCCGGTGATCGTGGGCAGGGGCGGCTTCGCCGCGGGCTACTGATCGAGGGCGACCGTCCAGAGGAGGCGGCCGGTGAGGTCGACGGCGACGAGGCTCCGCCGCATTCCCTGGAAGCCGGCATCGCCCGGACCCATGTGCCCGGTCGTCGTGCCGCCGGTCGTCGTCGACGTCGGCGTCCCGACGAGGAGGACGAGCCGGTCCGAAGCAGCCTCGACGCGCATCGCGACGCCGTCGATGGCGAGCCGCCACGCCTCGGCGCCGGTCGTGGAGCGAAGCGCGACGAGCGCGCCCGTTCGGGGTGCAGTCCCGGTCGTGCCGTACCCGTGTGGTTCACCGGTGGAGACGACGAGGAGGTCGGCGGCGAGCGTCAGGTCCCTGATGGCGTCCGTCGACCTCCAGGACCAGGCGTTGGTGCCGTTCGGGCCGATGGCGAGGAGCTCGTCGGCGATCGCGGACGTGCCGGTGCCCGTCAGCTCCCGGGAGACGACGAACGTCGTCCCCGCAGGCGAGACGAGGACGCGGCCCATCCCTCCCATGTCGTCGCCCATGCCCCAGCCCATGCCCGAGCCGGAGCCCATCCCGCCGGTCCCTCGGGGACCCGTCGTCGACCCGCCGTGCCCGCTGCCGTGCCCACCGCTCCCCATGCCTCCGCCCATCATCTGCGCCGCGGCGGCGCCGGACAGGGAGCAGGCCAGGAACGCGATTGTCGCGATGGTTGCCGTTCGTCTCATCGATCTCACCTCTTCACGAATTGCCCCGAGCCGAGGCTCGCGGGCTGCTTTCATCAAGCGCAACGCCCGTGCCACTTCATGGGCGCTCCTTCCGGCCTCGTTCGGGTCGAAATGCCGCTTTCGGGCTTCGGCGAGGTGCCGGAGAAAGGGGCAAACCGACCCTGACCCGATCGGCGGCGCCGACGGCATCTCGCGCGGACCGGCGGGTCCTCAATGGCCCTTCGGTCCCATCGGGGTGCTGCCGTGCGAGCCGCCCCCGTGGCTCTGGGGCATCTTCCCGTCCGGCGCCGCGCCCGGCATCCCGTGCTCGGACCCGGAGGACATGCCCGTACCGCCGTGCATTCCCCAGGAGTGCTCGCTCATCCCCATCGACCTCATCGGCGTCGATCGCGGCGCCGCCATCGGGCCGAACGTGCAGGCCTCGTCGGCCCGCACGAGGACCGGAGCCGCACCGGCCTTCGTCGGCCTCACTTCCACCGTCCCCTCGAAAACTGCGAGGAACGAGCGCCCGTCTTTCGCCACCTCCAGCCCGTACCGCGTCCCGCGGACGGCGAGGAGGGCACCGGGCGCGGCGACCGTCCGCGCTTCGGCCGATCCGTCGGTCAGCGCCTCGAAGAAGGCCTTGAGGCGCCCCCTCTCCACCGTGAGAAGGACGCCCGGGGCCCCGGCCGCGAGCCGGGCGCGCGTGCTCGAACCGATCTCGAAGCGCGCCTTCCGCTCCGGCACGGAGAGCACCGCCTTTCCCCAGAACCCGGTCCGGACGAGGTCTCCGGCCGCGGCCACGTCCCCGGCGGCGACCCGCACCTCGGCCGCCTCGTCGCCTCCCGGGGCGCGCAGCACCTTGCTCTTCACCTCGTCGAAACGGTAGGCCGGCGTCCCGGGCTCGATCGCGGCCAGGATGCCGGCGGCGAGCGCGGCCAGCGGCAGGATGAGCTTCATCGTTCCTCTCCTTCGCCTCCCTCGGCGACCGGGCCTCCCGCGGCCCGCAGCTTCCGGGCGAGCGTCTTCCTCTCGATGCCGAGCAAACGCGCGGCCAGCGTCTGGTTCCCTCCCGCCGACGCGAGGACGGAGAGGATGTGGTGCCGCTCGACCTCCTCCAGCGTCGGCGGCGTCGCGGGCAGCGGCTCCCCCCCGATCGGCCTCGACCACGAGGAGGCCGCCGCGGGGCCGGCGCCCTCCTGGAGCGCGTGCTCGAGGGCTGCGGTGTCGTCGAGCCGCCCGGCGTCGATGAGCGCCCGGCGGACGACGTGGGAGAGCTCCCGGACGTTTCCCGGCCAGGTATGACCGGCGAGCCTCTCGAGGACGGCGGCCGAGACGGTCGCCACCTCGGGGAGACCGAGCTCTCGCCGCCCGAGGCGCTCGAAGTGGGTGACGAGCGCCGGCAGGTCGCTCAGCCGCTCTCGGAGCGGCGGGATTCGGATGACGTAGCCGGTAAGCCGGTAGTAGAGGTCCTCCCGGAAGCGTCCCTCGCCGACCATCCCTTTCACGTCGCGATGCGTCCCCGCCACGACGCGCACGTCGACCGCTTCGCCCGCCTCGGCCCCGACGGGGGTCACGACGCGGTCCTCGAGGAACCTCAGGAGCTTGACCTGGAACGCGGCGGACACCTCGCCGATCTCGTCGAGGAAGAGCGTCCCTCCCGCAGCCTGCGACAGCGCGCCGCGGCGATCCCGCGAGGCGTCGGTGAACGCGCCGCGCCGGTGGCCGAAGAGCTCGCTCTCGAGGAGCGTGTCGGGGATCGCCCCGCAATGGACGGGGACGAGGGGGCCGGAGCCGCGGCCGCTGAAGCGGTGGAGAGCGCGGGCGACGAGCTCCTTCCCCGTCCCCGTCTCGCCGAGGACCAGCACGGGCACTCGGAGGCGCGCGACCCGCGCGACCGCCTTGTAGACCTCGACCACCGCCGGGTGCGACCCGACGATCATGCTCTCCGGGCCGTCCTCGGCGGGCGCGTGACCGGCGGGCCGCGCGGCGAGGGCGGCCGACACGCGGTCGAGGAGGACCGAGACGTCGAACGGCTTGGCGAGGTAGTCGAAGGCGCCCGTCTCCTCCGCGGCGGCGGCCGTCTCCACCGAGCCGCGCGCCGTCATCAGGATCACCGGAGGCGGCGCCGGCCGCGCCTGGACCTCGCGAAGCACCGACAGGCCGTCGCCCCCGGGCATGTAGATGTCGCAGAGAATCACGTCCGGGCGGGCCGTCTCGAGCTCCCTCCGCGCGTCGCGCGCTCCGCGGGCGCGCGCCACCTCGAACCCGCTCGCCTCGAGGGTCAGGGCCACCATCTCCCGGATGGCGTCGTCGTCGTCGATGACGAGGGCACGCGGCATCTACGTCCTCCTTCGGGGCTCTACGCCCCCGCCCGCCGCGGGAAGCGTGACGCGGAAGAGGCTCCCCCCGAGCCGGGAGCCTCGACGTCGATGCGGCCCCCGTGCCACCTCACGATCTCGGCCACGAGGGCGAGGCCGAGACCGAGCCCCGGGACGGTCGCCGCGGAGCCCCCGCGGGCGAATCGCCGGAAGATCTCCTCTCGCTCGCCGGGCGGGATTCCCGGCCCCCGGTCGCGGACCGTGAGGCAGACCGATTCGCCGCCGGCCGGGCCCACCGCCACGTCGACCGGCTCGCCGGGCGCGAACTTCAGGGCGTTGCCGACGAGGTTGTCGACGACGCGGACGAGGAGCGCCGCATCGCCCTGTACGGCGAGCCCGGGCTCGCCCGAGAACCGGATCTCCCGCTCCGCCCCCCGAGGCAAGGAGCGCCGTTCGCTCCTGGACGAGCTCCGGGAGGTCGACGAGCGAGGAAGACCCTTCGGAAGTCCCTCAGCTTGATCCTCTCGAGGTCCAGGAGCGTCTCCACCATCTCCGCGAGCCGCGCGCTCTCCCGCGCGACCATCCCGGCGACCGACCGGCGGCGCTCCTCGCTCAGGTCGAACCCGGAGAGGAGCTGCGCGAGCCCCCGCACCGACGTCAGCGGCGTCTTGAGCTCGTGCGCCAGGACGCGGCGCGCTTCCGCGTCGTCCTTTCGCTCGCTCTCGAGAGTGGCGGCGAGCGCTTCGAGCTCGACGATGCGCCGGACCGCGACCGCGGCCCGGCGGCGGTCCGCGAGGAGGCGCCACAGCTCGGGGCCCGCCGTCGCGGCGAGGCCGCCGAACGCCGTCGCGAGGAGCGGCAGCTCCCGCCCGGCCCAGAGGAGCAACACCATCCCGGCCGGAACCGCGAGCAGGGGGACGGCGGCCGCCGCGGGAGCCAGACGAGGCGCGACCCGCCGTCGCAGAGCCGTCGCACCACCCGTCAGGAGACCGGCGAGTCCCCCGGCAACGAACGGAGGGAGCCGTTCGTACAGGTCTCCCGTCAGGAGCGACTCGGTCGCCGCCGCCTGCACGAGGACGCCCGGATCGGGCGTTCCGCGCTCCGATAGAGGCGACACGACGCGGTCTCCGACCCCTGCCGCGACCGAGCCGACGAAGCAGACCCGGCCCCGGAGCGCGCCCTCCGGCAGGCTCCCGCTCAGGACGTCCGCGGCGCTCCAGGTCGGCACCTCGTCCGCGGAACGGAAGCCGGGCCGGATCGGTGCCCCGACCGGCAAGGGGATCTCCGGCCGCAGGAGCCGGGCCGCCGCGAAAGGCATCGCGCCGAGGGAGAGCCCGTCGAGCTGCCGGGTCGCGAGGAAGCCGCGAACGACGCCGTCGCGATCGACGGCGAAGCTGACGTGCGCCACCTCTGAGGCCGCGCGCAGGCCGGAAGCGGGGAGAATCCATCGCTTTGTCCCGTCCGGCGCGGCGGCGAGGACCGACGGTCTCGCCGCGAGCGCGGTAGCGAGGGCCTCGTCGCCCGGGCGTGTCTCCGCGAGGAGGAGGTCGATCGCCACGGCGGCGGCCCCTGCCGCCCCGATCCGGTCCACGAGGGCGGCCAGGCGCTCCCGCTCCCAAGGCCACGGCCCGACAGCGCCGATCGCCTCCTCGTCGACGACGACCGCCGCGACGGATATCGCGGCCGCCCTCGGCCGGGTCCGCAGGAGCGCGTCCCGAACCAGCAGCTCGGCGGAATCGACCCAGCCCGCAGCGGCAACGAGCGTCACGAGGAACGCAGCCGCCAGCGGCGGGCCGAGACCTTCAGCCGCCCGAATCCGGGTCGCCTTCACCTCGGGGAGAGTACGTCTGCGCACATTAGAACCGCCTTAGAGGTACGGGCTCCTCGCGCGGTTCGTGCAGGCGACTGAGCACCTCCGGCGAGGCGCGGTCGAGGCCCGATCCCCCCGCTCGGGTTCGTCCCTCCCTGCTTCTCCCATCGATCTCACGCCTCCACCATCCTCTTCCGGTCGCGGAAGGCGACCCCGCAGACGACGAGGAAGACGACCTCGACGAGGGCGACGACGATCATCCACTTCACGATGGGCGAGTCGCCCATGCCGTAGGAATGCATACCCGCGTTCAGGACGTAGTTCACGCCGAGGTACGTCATCAGAATCGTCTGGAAGGCGAGGATGCTGATTGCCGCCGCGCCGAACGTCCCGATCACCTTGTCGACCTTCAGGTGGAGGATCGCCATGTAGGCGAGGAAGGCGACGAGCGACCAGACCTCCTTCGGGTCCCAGCCCCAGTAGCGGCCCCACGACGAGGCGGCCCAGACGGAGCCGGTCAGGATCCCCGCGAGGAGAAAGATCGACCCGACGTGCATGTACCAGTAGAGGAGCTCGTAGAGCTTCTCGACGAGCGCGCCGCGCCCCCTGCCGAACGCGGCGA
It contains:
- a CDS encoding response regulator, with product MERTSPRATLLLVEDDVSFAFCTAEFLARRGFEAAKALDLDSALVLLAARRWAAVVTDLDLTGRHTRDGLEVVAAAARFEPRPVIFVWTGSSTTEVRQEAFRLGADLVVEKGSLWDLEARLRVCLAERPSRVASWPERGVRPRARAHRRVREDARVRIGRGKAVSAAEPSRARAPIPRPHGSLRPAFRPQRQRCAGPPAARVRAPSARAGFPLCDLP
- a CDS encoding cytochrome c; translation: MTRTGRVLLVAGAVVAVGCGYALAAAVRRGFSAREEPTKAEEVVARTFRGWATPEAARRVPNPVPTGPEVLARARAHFADHCASCHGNDGSGQTPMGRRLYPRAPDMRSGETQLLTDGELFSIIRNGIRLTGMPAWGNGTPPEDVGTWELVHFIRHLPKLTPAELAEMESLNPKSPAEYEKARQIEAFLSGSGSSDASPRERSAH
- a CDS encoding multicopper oxidase domain-containing protein, yielding MTTARLRLTAALPLLGALAATAASPALGAVREFTLTAAASTWEISPGQKVVAWTYNQTLPGPELRVSAGDVVRVTLVNQLPEATTIHWHGVPVPHGMDGVPGVTAPAVARGARFTYEFPAPEPGTYWYHPHFSSAAQIARGLYGLLVVEPPASAPKEWDREVSLVVGELGSMPGAMGGGMGMGGGMGMGGGMSSSGMMTGTLLINGKTGPNVPDIRVRKGERVLFRMVNTGNMVHPMHLHGMSWTVTATDGFPLPSPYRKDTLPLNAGERYDGLLEADNPGTWMLHCHNLQHVGDSAAGATGLSMMVVVEP
- a CDS encoding FecR domain-containing protein, with translation MKLILPLAALAAGILAAIEPGTPAYRFDEVKSKVLRAPGGDEAAEVRVAAGDVAAAGDLVRTGFWGKAVLSVPERKARFEIGSSTRARLAAGAPGVLLTVERGRLKAFFEALTDGSAEARTVAAPGALLAVRGTRYGLEVAKDGRSFLAVFEGTVEVRPTKAGAAPVLVRADEACTFGPMAAPRSTPMRSMGMSEHSWGMHGGTGMSSGSEHGMPGAAPDGKMPQSHGGGSHGSTPMGPKGH
- a CDS encoding sigma-54-dependent Fis family transcriptional regulator, which gives rise to MPRALVIDDDDAIREMVALTLEASGFEVARARGARDARRELETARPDVILCDIYMPGGDGLSVLREVQARPAPPPVILMTARGSVETAAAAEETGAFDYLAKPFDVSVLLDRVSAALAARPAGHAPAEDGPESMIVGSHPAVVEVYKAVARVARLRVPVLVLGETGTGKELVARALHRFSGRGSGPLVPVHCGAIPDTLLESELFGHRRGAFTDASRDRRGALSQAAGGTLFLDEIGEVSAAFQVKLLRFLEDRVVTPVGAEAGEAVDVRVVAGTHRDVKGMVGEGRFREDLYYRLTGYVIRIPPLRERLSDLPALVTHFERLGRRELGLPEVATVSAAVLERLAGHTWPGNVRELSHVVRRALIDAGRLDDTAALEHALQEGAGPAAASSWSRPIGGEPLPATPPTLEEVERHHILSVLASAGGNQTLAARLLGIERKTLARKLRAAGGPVAEGGEGEER
- a CDS encoding HAMP domain-containing histidine kinase; this encodes MPRGAEREIRFSGEPGLAVQGDAALLVRVVDNLVGNALKFAPGEPVDVAVGPAGGESVCLTVRDRGPGIPPGEREEIFRRFARGGSAATVPGLGLGLALVAEIVRWHGGRIDVEAPGSGGASSASRFPRRAGA
- a CDS encoding CHASE2 domain-containing protein; this encodes MKATRIRAAEGLGPPLAAAFLVTLVAAAGWVDSAELLVRDALLRTRPRAAAISVAAVVVDEEAIGAVGPWPWERERLAALVDRIGAAGAAAVAIDLLLAETRPGDEALATALAARPSVLAAAPDGTKRWILPASGLRAASEVAHVSFAVDRDGVVRGFLATRQLDGLSLGAMPFAAARLLRPEIPLPVGAPIRPGFRSADEVPTWSAADVLSGSLPEGALRGRVCFVGSVAAGVGDRVVSPLSERGTPDPGVLVQAAATESLLTGDLYERLPPFVAGGLAGLLTGGATALRRRVAPRLAPAAAAVPLLAVPAGMVLLLWAGRELPLLATAFGGLAATAGPELWRLLADRRRAAVAVRRIVELEALAATLESERKDDAEARRVLAHELKTPLTSVRGLAQLLSGFDLSEERRRSVAGMVARESARLAEMVETLLDLERIKLRDFRRVFLARRPPGARPGANGAPCLGGRSGRSGSRASPGSPYRAMRRSSSASSTTSSATP